A single Lolium perenne isolate Kyuss_39 chromosome 6, Kyuss_2.0, whole genome shotgun sequence DNA region contains:
- the LOC127310498 gene encoding uncharacterized protein has translation MAQSVPPSPAPEVQAAQGQPSVKSQKRKQKHLYLVLDDWNQGYTIRKIDDDGDIRLDLSDPPLLRLASPAPNYRMFFTSLGSRIIAVSNQHPATLAYDTDTAALAVGPPLPDALLNGLDILVVPAAEKLYAFGHCGDRPHCVEVMSSSSSSSSSSSSSSSSSSAKQHPWPCSSSLIPSRDWSWRSVAPLPFTEGEVINSYAVHPDGRTVFVSSSFSRIFSFDAGNGSGSGWSFHGDWELPFEGQGYFDSDLDAWVGLDLDGYIGTCQVPSRSTGGTAEQLDWKTAKDKLWNEEQHLEPTLTCMGNARFCLVDSVEGELQITTFRLRYSRKGELQIIDRSTSSCPVPKYTGSFSPVAFWI, from the coding sequence GTGCAGGCGGCGCAAGGGCAGCCAAGCGTGAAGTCGCAGAAGCGCAAGCAGAAGCACCTGTATCTGGTGCTGGACGACTGGAACCAGGGCTACACCATCCGCAAgatcgacgacgacggcgacatcCGCCTTGACCTCAGCGACCCCCCTCTCCTCCGTCTAGCCTCACCCGCGCCAAATTACCGCATGTTCTTCACCTCCCTGGGCAGCCGCATCATCGCCGTCAGCAACCAGCACCCCGCCACCCTCGCCTACGACACGGACACGGCAGCACTGGCCGTGGGTCCTCCCCTGCCGGACGCGCTACTCAACGGCCTAGACATCTTGGTCGTCCCTGCCGCCGAAAAGCTTTACGCGTTTGGGCACTGCGGGGACCGGCCTCATTGCGTCGAGGtgatgtcctcctcctcctcctcctcctcctcctcctcctcctcctcctcctcctcctctgccaagCAGCACCCGTGGCCATGCAGCAGCTCTCTGATCCCGAGCAGGGACTGGTCCTGGAGGAGCGTCGCGCCGTTGCCCTTCACCGAGGGCGAAGTGATAAACTCCTACGCCGTGCACCCAGACGGTCGCACCGTCTTCGTCTCCTCTAGCTTCAGCCGCATCTTCTCCTTCGACGCCGGTAACGGTAGTGGTAGTGGATGGAGCTTCCATGGGGACTGGGAGCTGCCCTTCGAGGGTCAGGGATACTTCGACAGCGACCTGGACGCATGGGTTGGGCTCGACCTGGACGGCTACATCGGCACCTGCCAGGTCCCCTCCCGTAGCACCGGCGGCACAGCTGAGCAGCTGGACTGGAAGACGGCCAAGGACAAGCTGTGGAACGAGGAGCAGCATCTGGAGCCTACTCTCACCTGCATGGGCAATGCCAGGTTCTGCCTTGTGGATTCTGTCGAGGGAGAGCTGCAGATCACCACGTTTCGCCTCAGGTACTCTCGTAAGGGGGAGCTGCAGATCATCGACCGCAGCACCAGCTCCTGTCCAGTGCCTAAGTACACCGGCAGTTTCTCACCCGTAGCGTTCTGGATCTAG
- the LOC127308061 gene encoding protein CYPRO4 gives MGGSHSREDLDFTDSDDDDSASRASDASSDYSTPPPASASKAARLPTPASIDAIDTHLRNLHLKYSDPISPNPSPTPNPTAALNAVKLYLHIGGSTPAARWVISDRLAAASFIRSGDPSSSSDDDEPAGPWCLAVGSKIRARVGPELQLKTFPAQRRVDFVADGVWALKFLHADGYGDFTTKYHSCLFENSYGVAATDEGRAKVFGKDFAAWARPEFGDESIWEDATDAFSPGPKGGGSPMPARSPMLRPLMEDFREFEEPVEDDGGGGIQSLALGALDNSFLVGDAGIHVVKNFEHGIHGKGVSVKISGGGTNFTTPKKALLMRAETNMLLMSPATDGKPHAKGVHQLDIETGRVVSQWKFGKDGADINMRDITNDSKGAQMDASESTFLGLDDNRLCRWDMRDRHGIVQNLANSMESPVLEWTQGHQFTRGTNFQCFASTGDGSIVVGSLDGKIRLYSKSSMRMAKTAFPGLGSPITHVDVTYDGKWILGTTDSYLILICTIFIDKDGKEKTGFGGRMGNRIAAPRLLKLSPLHSHLAGDNSKFREGRFSWVTENGKQERHLVTTVGKYSVVWNFLQVKNSHHECYQNQEGLKSCYCYKVIPKDESIVASRFMHEKYDTSDCPEAPLVVATPMKVTSFSVSSQR, from the exons atgggggGCTCGCACAGCCGGGAGGACCTCGACTTCACCGactccgacgacgacgactccgccTCCCGCGCCTCCGACGCCTCCTCCGACTACTCCACCCCTCCCCCCGCCTCCGCCTCCAAGGCAGCTAGGCTGCCCACCCCCgcctccatcgacgccatcgacacccacCTCCGCAACCTCCACCTCAAGTACTCCGACCCCATCTCCCCCAACCCCAGCCCCACCCCCAACCCCACCGCCGCCCTCAACGCCGTCAAGCTCTACCTCCACATCGGCGGCTCCACCCCCGccgcgcgctgggtgatctccgacCGCCTCGCCGCCGCGTCCTTCATCCGCTCGGGcgacccctcctcctcctccgacgacgacgagcccgccgggcccTGGTGCCTCGCCGTGGGCTCCAAGATCCGGGCCAGGGTCGGGCCCGAGCTGCAGCTCAAGACCTTCCCCGCGCAGCGCCGCGTCGACTTCGTCGCCGACGGCGTCTGGGCGCTCAAGTTCCTGCACGCCGACGGCTACGGCGACTTCACCACGAAATACCACAGCTGCCTCTTCGAGAACAGCTACGGCGTCGCCGCCACGGACGAGGGCCGCGCCAAGGTGTTCGGGAAGGACTTCGCGGCGTGGGCGCGCCCGGAGTTCGGGGACGAGTCCATATGGGAGGACGCCACCGACGCCTTCTCGCCAGGCCCCAAGGGCGGCGGCAGCCCGATGCCTGCGCGGAGCCCGATGCTGCGGCCTCTCATGGAGGATTTCAGGGAGTTTGAGGAGCCCGTGGAggacgatggtggtggtggcatacAGAGCCTCGCTCTGGGCGCGCTGGACAACAGCTTCCTTGTTGGGGATGCAGGGATTCATGTGGTGAAGAATTtcgagcatggcatacatgggaaGGGCGTCTCTGTCAAGATCTCCGGAGGGGGAACAAACTTCACCACACCCAAGAAGGCGCTTCTGATGCGTGCCGAGACAAACATGCTCCTGATGAGCCCAGCAACCGATGGGAAGCCGCACGCCAAGGGGGTGCATCAGCTTGACATTGAGACCGGGAGGGTGGTCTCGCAGTGGAAGTTCGGCAAGGATGGGGCAGACATTAATATGAGGGATATCACCAACGACAGCAAGGGTGCGCAGATGGATGCGTCGGAGTCCACCTTCTTGGGACTGGATGACAACCGATTGTGCCGCTGGGATATGAGGGACCGCCATGGGATCGTGCAGAACTTGGCGAATTCGATGGAGTCCCCAGTGTTGGAATGGACCCAGGGCCATCAGTTCACCAGGGGGACTAACTTCCAGTGCTTTGCATCTACTGGTGATGGGTCCATTGTTGTTGGCTCACTGGATGGTAAAATTCGTTTGTACTCAAAGAGCTCTATGAGGATGGCAAAGACGGCCTTCCCAGGGCTGGGTTCGCCAATTACTCATGTGGATGTCACTTATGACGGGAAGTGGATACTCGGGACAACGGATTCTTACCTTATTCTCATCTGCACCATTTTCATCGACAAGGATGGGAAGGAGAAGACCGGATTTGGTGGAAGGATGGGGAACAGGATTGCTGCCCCGAGATTGCTCAAGCTCAGCCCACTGCACTCTCATCTTGCAGGGGACAACAGCAAGTTCCGTGAGGGCAGGTTCTCATGG GTCACTGAGAATGGAAAGCAGGAGAGGCATCTCGTCACGACGGTGGGAAAGTACAGCGTGGTGTGGAACTTCCTTCAGGTGAAGAACAGCCACCACGAGTGCTACCAAAACCAGGAAGGCCTCAAGAGCTGCTACTGCTATAAGGTGATCCCCAAGGATGAGTCCATCGTGGCCAGCCGCTTCATGCACGAGAAGTACGACACGAGCGACTGCCCAGAGGCACCGCTGGTCGTGGCGACACCCATGAAGGTCACCTCCTTCAGCGTATCTAGCCAGAGGTAG